Below is a window of Candidatus Eremiobacteraceae bacterium DNA.
CCCGTTCTTGCACTAATTGAATCGTACTAGGGCAAGCATCGCTTGCCCAAAGATGGGTGAGCGTTGCTCACCCTAGTACGACGGCAAGCATCGCTTGCCCAAAGATGGGTGAGCGTTGCTCACCCTAGTACGAGGGCAAGCATCGCTTGCCCAATGTCCCACAGAAACGCCGCCCCGACCCCTTACGTTATAGAACTGCTATGAACGCTCAGACCCCCACCGATCCCCAAACTCTTTCACGGCGTTGCCTGCTCTGCGGCGCCGGCGCGTTCGCCGCGCTGGCGGCGCTGCCGGCCGGCGCGCTGCCCGCGGCGGCAGACGCCCACGATCAAGAACGCCAAATAGGACAGCAAGTCTACAATCAACAGAAGAGCCAAGGGCTTATCGTGGACTCATCGCCGTATTATCCGGTCTTGCGCAAGATCGGCGATAACATAAGCCGAGCTGCGGCGCCGCATTGGTATACCATGAATTTCATCGTGGTGAAAGGGACCGACGCCAACGCTTTTTCGGTGCCCGGCGGCAATATCTACGTGACCCAAGCACTGCTGCACGACAGCGAAAACGAAGACGAGCTCGCGAACGTGCTCGGCCACGAAACGGGCCATCTCGTGCTCGGCCACGTCATGGATCGACTGCACAAGGCACAGACGGCCAATGTCGTCGGCACCATCCTCGGCATCTTCATCCGCAATCAGACCACGGCGACCATGGTGAATCTTCTCGGCAACTACGCGTTTCTCAACTTCTCGCGCGCGCAAGAGTACCAAGCCGACCATGAAGGCGTGATCCTCGCCGGCAAAGCCAACTACAATCCTTACGGCATGGAGTGGTTTTTTCAGAAACTCCAAAAGTTGTACGGCAACGCGGGGTTCGAACAATATGTGCAGGACCACCCGTCCACCGACGACCGCATCACTCGAATCCAACAATTCTTCAATAGCGATCCGGCGCAGTTCGGCAAGTGGCAAAACACGATGACGTCCAAGAGCGGATTGGCCACGTCCAATGGATCGGATGCGAGAGTGATCATCACGCCGTCCTGACAGGCGGCGAACAAATACGAAGAGAGGGCAAGCATGGCTTGCCCTCTCTTCGTTCCGATCGTTCTA
It encodes the following:
- a CDS encoding M48 family metalloprotease — its product is MNAQTPTDPQTLSRRCLLCGAGAFAALAALPAGALPAAADAHDQERQIGQQVYNQQKSQGLIVDSSPYYPVLRKIGDNISRAAAPHWYTMNFIVVKGTDANAFSVPGGNIYVTQALLHDSENEDELANVLGHETGHLVLGHVMDRLHKAQTANVVGTILGIFIRNQTTATMVNLLGNYAFLNFSRAQEYQADHEGVILAGKANYNPYGMEWFFQKLQKLYGNAGFEQYVQDHPSTDDRITRIQQFFNSDPAQFGKWQNTMTSKSGLATSNGSDARVIITPS